The Macaca fascicularis isolate 582-1 chromosome 11, T2T-MFA8v1.1 genome includes a region encoding these proteins:
- the GALNT4 gene encoding polypeptide N-acetylgalactosaminyltransferase 4 — translation MAVRWTWAGKSCLLLAFLTVAYIFVELLVSTFHASAGAGRARELGSRRLSDLQKNTEDLSRPLYKKPPADSHAPGEWGKASKLQLNEGELKQQEELIERYAINIYLSDRISLHRHIEDKRMYECKSQKFNYRTLPTTSVIIAFYNEAWSTLLRTIHSVLETSPAVLLKEIILVDDLSDRVYLKTQLESYISNLDRVRLIRTNKREGLVRARLIGATFATGDVLTFLDCHCECNSGWLEPLLERIGRDETAIVCPVIDTIDWNTFEFYMQTGEPMIGGFDWRLTFQWHSVPKHERDRRISRIDPIRSPTMAGGLFAVSKKYFQYLGTYDTGMEVWGGENLELSFRVWQCGGKLEIHPCSHVGHVFPKRAPYARPNFLQNTARVAEVWMDEYKEHFYNRNPPARKEAYGDISERKLIRERLRCKSFDWYLKNVFPNLHVPEDRPGWHGAIRSRGISSECLDYNSPDNNPTGANLSLFGCHGQGGNQFFEYTSNKEIRFNSVTELCAEVPEQKNYVGMQNCPKDGFLVPANIIWHFKEDGTIFHPHSGLCLSAYRTPEGRPDVQMRTCDALDKNQIWSFEK, via the coding sequence ATGGCGGTGAGGTGGACTTGGGCAGGCAAGAGCTGCCTGCTGCTGGCGTTTTTAACAGTGGCCTATATCTTCGTGGAGCTCTTGGTCTCCACTTTTCATGCCTCCGCAGGAGCCGGCCGTGCCAGGGAGCTGGGGTCAAGAAGGCTCTCAGACCTCCAGAAAAATACAGAGGATTTGTCTCGACCGCTTTATAAGAAGCCCCCTGCAGATTCCCATGCACCTGGggagtgggggaaagccagcaaACTCCAACTCAACGAGGGTGAACTGAAGCAGCAAGAAGAACTCATTGAGAGATATGCCATCAATATTTACCTCAGTGACAGAATTTCCCTGCATCGACACATAGAGGATAAAAGAATGTATGAGTGTAAGTCCCAGAAGTTCAACTATAGGACACTTCCTACCACCTCTGTTATCATTGCTTTCTATAATGAAGCCTGGTCGACTTTGCTCCGTACTATTCACAGTGTTTTAGAAACTTCTCCTGCGGTCCTTTTGAAAGAGATCATCTTGGTGGATGACTTGAGTGACAGAGTTTATTTGAAGACGCAACTTGAAAGTTACATCAGCAATCTTGATAGAGTACGCTTGATTAGGACCAATAAGCGAGAGGGGCTGGTTAGGGCCCGTCTGATTGGGGCCACTTTCGCCACTGGGGACGTCCTCACTTTCCTGGATTGTCACTGTGAGTGTAATTCCGGTTGGCTGGAACCGCTTTTGGAAAGGATTGGGAGAGATGAAACAGCAATTGTGTGTCCTGTTATAGACACAATTGATTGGAATACTTTTGAATTCTATATGCAGACAGGGGAGCCCATGATTGGTGGGTTTGACTGGCGTTTAACATTTCAGTGGCATTCTGTCCCCAAACACGAAAGGGACAGGCGGATATCAAGAATTGACCCCATCAGATCACCCACCATGGCTGGAGGACTGTTTGCTGTCAGCAAGAAATATTTTCAGTACCTGGGAACATATGACACAGGAATGGAAGTGTGGGGAGGTGAAAACCTTGAACTGTCTTTTAGGGTGTGGCAGTGTGGTGGCAAATTGGAGATCCACCCGTGTTCCCACGTGGGCCATGTGTTCCCCAAGCGGGCACCGTATGCTCGCCCCAATTTCCTACAGAATACTGCTCGGGTAGCAGAAGTTTGGATGGATGAGTACAAAGAGCACTTCTACAATAGAAACCCTCCAGCAAGAAAAGAAGCTTATGGTgatatttctgaaagaaaattaatacGAGAGCGGCTGAGATGCAAGAGCTTTGACTGGTATTTGAAAAACGTGTTTCCTAATTTACATGTTCCAGAGGATAGGCCAGGCTGGCATGGGGCTATTCGCAGTAGAGGGATCTCTTCTGAATGTTTAGATTATAATTCTCCTGACAACAACCCCACAGGTGCTAACCTTTCACTGTTTGGATGCCATGGTCAAGGAGGCAATCAATTCTTTGAATATACTTCAAACAAAGAAataaggtttaattctgtgacaGAGTTATGTGCAGAGGTTCCTGAGCAAAAAAATTATGTAGGAATGCAAAATTGTCCCAAAGATGGGTTCCTTGTACCAGCAAACATTATTTGGCATTTTAAAGAAGATGGAACTATTTTTCACCCACACTCAGGACTGTGTCTTAGTGCTTATCGGACACCGGAGGGCCGACCTGATGTACAAATGAGAACTTGTGATGCTCTAGATAAAAATCAAATTTGGAGTTTTGAGAAATAG